The following are encoded together in the Lactuca sativa cultivar Salinas chromosome 1, Lsat_Salinas_v11, whole genome shotgun sequence genome:
- the LOC128132003 gene encoding trafficking protein particle complex II-specific subunit 130 homolog: MNPDSDTILNIKYKISGDRNHGSHTPMFEDESSQMLTFKSALVLQRPVLEPCLAVGFLPLPPEGLRVGQLFTMKWRVERLKYLEDEQYDEVVYEINANSENWMIAGRKRGHAPLSTKQGSRIEISILCVPLVAGYMRPPQLELPDIGEGNISCNLAGPHLVCVSPPPLSSSFCIPIPIPA; the protein is encoded by the exons ATGAATCCTGATAGTGATacgatattaaatataaaatataaaatatctgGGGATAGAAATCATGGATCGCATACTCCTATGTTTGAGGATGAGTCTTCACAGATGTTGACTTTTAAGAGTGCTCTTGTTTTACAAAGACCAGTGTTGGAACCTTGTTTGGCAGTTGGTTTTCTTCCCCTTCCTCCAGAAGGCCTTAGAGTCGGGCAACTTTTTACTATGAAGTGGCGAGTTGAAAGGTTGAAGTATCTCGAGGACGAACAATAC GATGAGGTAGTATATGAAATAAACGCAAATTCTGAAAACTGGATGATTGCTGGGAGGAAGCGAGGCCATGCACCTCTCTCCACAAAGCAAG GTTCACGAATAGAGATTTCAATCCTATGCGTGCCATTGGTTGCTGGGTACATGCGGCCCCCACAACTGGAGTTACCGGACATTGGTGAGGGTAATATTAGTTGCAACCTAGCTGGGCCCCACTTGGTCTGTGTTTCCCCTCCACCTCTCAGCTCCTCCTTCTGTATTCCCATTCCCATTCCTGCCTAG